One genomic window of Hymenobacter sp. J193 includes the following:
- a CDS encoding alpha/beta fold hydrolase, producing MELQIKEHNGYQYIDEGNGEVLLLLHGLFGALSNWQDVVATFREQYRVVIPLLPIYEMPLLSADVPGLVKFVERFVAAVAVPGPYTLLGNSLGGHIALVYTLRNPRQVSRLVLTGSSGLFEDSMGGSFPKRGNYDFVQERVAYTFYDPAVATKELVDEVFSITNSNAKCLRIINIARSAQRHNMGKDLSKIKVPTLLIWGLNDTITPPPVAHEFNRLLPKSELHFLDHCGHAPMMERPAAFNARLRQFLQRTATQPVSAT from the coding sequence ATGGAATTACAGATTAAGGAACATAACGGCTATCAGTATATCGATGAAGGCAACGGCGAGGTGCTGCTGCTGCTGCATGGGCTATTCGGGGCCCTCAGCAACTGGCAGGACGTGGTAGCCACCTTCCGCGAGCAGTACCGCGTGGTGATTCCGCTGTTGCCCATCTACGAAATGCCCCTGCTCAGTGCCGACGTGCCCGGGCTCGTGAAGTTTGTGGAGCGATTTGTAGCCGCCGTAGCCGTGCCCGGTCCCTACACGCTGCTTGGCAACTCCCTAGGCGGCCACATTGCGCTGGTATACACGCTGCGCAACCCCAGGCAGGTAAGCCGGCTGGTGCTCACCGGCAGCAGCGGCCTCTTCGAAGACTCCATGGGCGGCTCTTTCCCCAAGCGCGGCAACTACGACTTCGTGCAGGAGCGCGTGGCCTATACCTTCTACGACCCGGCCGTGGCTACCAAGGAGCTGGTGGATGAAGTGTTCAGCATCACCAATTCCAACGCCAAGTGCCTACGCATTATCAACATTGCGCGCTCGGCCCAGCGCCACAACATGGGCAAGGACCTGAGCAAGATAAAGGTACCCACGCTGCTGATCTGGGGGCTGAATGACACCATCACGCCGCCGCCGGTGGCGCACGAGTTCAACCGTCTGCTGCCCAAATCGGAACTGCACTTTCTCGACCACTGCGGCCACGCGCCCATGATGGAGCGGCCCGCTGCCTTCAACGCCCGACTGCGGCAATTTCTGCAGCGCACGGCCACGCAGCCGGTATCGGCGACCTGA
- a CDS encoding CvpA family protein, translated as MSALDILLLIPLGVGAVKGFRRGLVLEVASLLAFVLGAVGGLLLLQDAIPLVRHYVGEAFGMLPLVTFLLVFALILWGVHLLGSFVKTAVHLTPLGVLDNVLGGAAGVLKWVLGLSLLLHGVGLTGLTLLSPQLVADSEVLPLVREATPLALQVVGLVLPFATDLLDKLRGVF; from the coding sequence GTGTCCGCCCTCGATATCCTGCTGCTGATTCCGCTGGGCGTGGGAGCCGTGAAAGGCTTCCGGCGCGGGCTGGTGCTGGAAGTGGCCTCGCTGCTGGCATTTGTGCTGGGGGCCGTGGGCGGGCTACTGCTGCTGCAGGATGCTATTCCGCTGGTGAGGCACTATGTGGGGGAAGCCTTTGGAATGCTGCCGCTAGTGACGTTTCTGCTGGTTTTCGCGCTCATTCTCTGGGGGGTGCACCTGCTGGGTTCATTCGTGAAGACGGCCGTACACCTGACGCCTCTCGGCGTGCTCGACAACGTGCTGGGCGGGGCGGCCGGGGTGCTGAAATGGGTGCTGGGCCTGAGCTTGCTGCTGCACGGCGTGGGCCTCACGGGGCTGACGCTGCTCTCCCCGCAGCTCGTGGCCGACTCGGAAGTGCTGCCGCTGGTGCGCGAGGCTACCCCGCTGGCCCTGCAGGTAGTAGGCCTAGTACTGCCCTTCGCCACCGACCTGCTCGATAAGCTGCGCGGCGTGTTTTAA
- a CDS encoding GatB/YqeY domain-containing protein: MALKETIDADIKQAMLAKDKVRLTTLRSIKSQILLAETAEGQHGASLSPDAEIKLLTKQAKQRREAADTYNKQFRSDLEEIELAELAIIEEYLPQQLSEADLVEKLVAIIQRVGATGPSDLGKVMGVAARELSGQADGRIISQVVNNLLNNTNL, encoded by the coding sequence ATGGCCCTGAAAGAAACCATCGACGCCGATATCAAGCAGGCTATGCTGGCCAAAGACAAAGTTCGTCTGACCACCCTGCGCAGCATCAAGTCCCAGATTCTACTGGCGGAAACGGCCGAAGGCCAGCACGGCGCCTCCCTCTCGCCCGATGCCGAAATCAAGCTGCTCACCAAGCAGGCCAAGCAGCGCCGCGAAGCCGCCGATACCTACAACAAGCAGTTCCGCTCCGATCTGGAGGAAATTGAGCTGGCCGAGCTGGCTATCATCGAAGAGTACCTGCCCCAGCAGCTGTCAGAAGCTGATCTGGTGGAGAAGCTGGTGGCCATCATCCAGCGCGTAGGCGCCACCGGCCCCTCCGACCTGGGCAAGGTGATGGGCGTAGCCGCCCGCGAGCTGTCCGGCCAGGCCGATGGCCGCATTATTTCGCAGGTAGTCAACAACCTGCTCAACAACACGAATCTATAA
- a CDS encoding pyridoxine 5'-phosphate synthase, protein MTKLSVNINKIATLRNARGHNRPDLLQTARDCERFGAQGITVHPRPDERHIRYQDVRDLKAIVTTEFNIEGNPTPNFLNLVREVRPEQVTLVPDAPDAITSNAGWDTITHQVYLLGVVQELKSLGCRVSIFLDPDLAMVKAALGTGTDRIELYTEAYASGYAANREAAVAPYRAAAALAHELGLGVNAGHDLDLDNLAFLHQQLPGLAEVSIGHALVCDALYLGLENTIQLYRRQLKS, encoded by the coding sequence ATGACCAAGCTTAGCGTAAACATAAATAAAATAGCCACGCTGCGGAATGCCCGCGGCCATAACCGCCCCGACCTGCTGCAAACTGCCCGCGACTGTGAGCGGTTCGGCGCCCAGGGCATTACGGTGCACCCCCGCCCCGATGAGCGCCACATCCGCTACCAGGACGTGCGCGACCTGAAGGCCATTGTCACCACCGAGTTCAACATCGAGGGCAACCCCACACCCAACTTCCTGAACCTCGTGCGCGAAGTGCGCCCCGAACAGGTGACGCTGGTGCCCGATGCCCCCGACGCCATTACCTCCAACGCCGGCTGGGACACCATCACGCACCAAGTGTATCTGCTGGGGGTGGTGCAGGAGCTGAAAAGCCTGGGCTGCCGCGTGAGTATTTTCCTCGACCCCGACCTGGCCATGGTAAAAGCTGCCCTGGGCACTGGCACCGACCGTATTGAGCTGTACACCGAAGCCTACGCCAGCGGCTACGCCGCCAACCGCGAAGCCGCCGTAGCTCCCTACCGCGCTGCCGCGGCACTGGCCCACGAGCTGGGCCTGGGCGTGAATGCCGGCCACGACCTCGACCTCGACAACCTTGCCTTCCTGCACCAGCAGCTGCCCGGCCTGGCCGAGGTCAGCATTGGCCACGCCCTGGTGTGCGACGCGCTGTACCTGGGCCTCGAAAACACCATCCAGCTCTACCGCCGCCAGTTGAAGAGTTAG
- the mnmH gene encoding tRNA 2-selenouridine(34) synthase MnmH produces the protein MPRLSIKDFLQGPADAPILDVRAPQEYAQGHIPGAVSFPLFSDEERARIGTTYKQISQDRAVLLGLDMFGPKMSRMVQQAHKLAPGKQVRLHCWRGGMRSGAVQWLLELGGLQVQLLDKGYKDYRHFALAEFERPRQLLVLGGLTGSGKTDVLHALTQLQQPVLDLEGLASHKGSAFGSIGQPAQPTQEQFENDLAWQLAQLPDDAPVWVEDESRTIGSVHLPTQLFAQMQQAPLVLLEIPREVRVRKLAGEYGRQDAGALASSILRIRKRLGGLATKEALAAIAEDDMEKMVSLVLDYYDKTYTHSLGGRTFLRVPSTTCDPSENAELVFRAVQANFPAPQPAAQAR, from the coding sequence ATGCCTCGTCTGTCCATCAAAGATTTTCTGCAGGGCCCGGCCGATGCACCTATTCTGGACGTGCGGGCGCCGCAGGAGTACGCCCAGGGGCACATTCCGGGCGCGGTGAGCTTTCCGCTGTTTTCGGATGAGGAGCGCGCCCGCATCGGCACTACTTACAAGCAAATCAGCCAAGACCGGGCCGTGCTGCTGGGCCTGGATATGTTTGGGCCCAAGATGAGCCGCATGGTGCAGCAGGCCCACAAGCTGGCTCCCGGCAAGCAGGTGCGCCTGCACTGCTGGCGCGGGGGTATGCGCAGCGGGGCGGTGCAGTGGCTGCTGGAACTGGGCGGTCTGCAGGTGCAGCTGCTCGACAAAGGCTACAAAGACTACCGCCACTTCGCGCTGGCGGAGTTTGAGCGCCCGCGCCAGCTGCTAGTGTTGGGCGGCCTCACGGGCTCCGGCAAAACCGACGTACTGCACGCACTAACCCAGTTACAGCAGCCGGTCCTGGATCTGGAAGGACTGGCCAGTCACAAAGGCTCGGCGTTTGGCTCCATCGGGCAGCCCGCCCAGCCTACGCAGGAGCAGTTTGAGAATGATCTGGCCTGGCAGCTGGCTCAGCTGCCGGACGACGCGCCCGTGTGGGTGGAGGATGAAAGCCGCACCATTGGCAGCGTGCATTTGCCCACCCAATTGTTTGCGCAGATGCAGCAGGCTCCGCTGGTGCTGCTCGAAATCCCGCGGGAAGTGCGCGTGCGCAAGCTGGCCGGGGAATACGGCCGCCAGGATGCCGGCGCCTTGGCCTCTTCTATCCTACGCATCCGCAAGCGGCTGGGCGGGCTGGCCACCAAAGAAGCCCTGGCGGCCATTGCCGAAGACGACATGGAAAAGATGGTCAGCCTCGTGCTCGACTACTACGACAAAACCTACACCCACAGCCTGGGCGGACGCACCTTCCTGCGTGTGCCCTCCACCACCTGCGACCCGTCCGAGAATGCGGAGCTGGTATTCAGGGCCGTACAAGCCAACTTCCCGGCTCCGCAGCCCGCAGCCCAGGCCCGCTAA
- the selD gene encoding selenide, water dikinase SelD — protein MNSPETTAETVRLTQYSHGAGCGCKIAPKVLDQILHTSIPQPHDDKLLVGNSSRDDAAVYDIGGGQALISTTDFFMPIVDDAYDFGRIASANAISDVYAMGGRPVLAIAVLGWPIDKLAPEVARRVIEGSRSICAEAGIPLAGGHSIDSPEPIFGLAVTGLLDISNLKRNDTATAGCELYLTKPLGVGMLTTAQKRGLLQPEHEQIAPRSMMHLNKIGTDLGPLPAVRAMTDVTGFGLLGHLSEVCEGSHLTAEVDFSKVPLLPEAEVYRQQQAIPGGTVRNWDSYGHKIGELTDEQRHWLCDPQTSGGLLVCVEPAGREAVQAVFAQYGLTLESFGRLRAHQPGEPWILVR, from the coding sequence ATGAACTCTCCCGAAACCACCGCCGAAACCGTCCGCCTCACCCAGTACAGCCACGGCGCGGGCTGCGGCTGTAAAATCGCGCCCAAGGTCCTCGACCAGATTCTGCATACCAGCATCCCGCAGCCCCACGACGATAAGCTGCTGGTAGGCAACAGCTCCCGCGACGATGCCGCCGTGTACGATATCGGCGGAGGGCAGGCGCTGATTTCCACTACCGACTTCTTCATGCCTATCGTGGATGATGCGTATGATTTCGGCCGCATTGCCTCGGCCAACGCCATTTCCGACGTGTATGCCATGGGCGGACGGCCCGTGCTGGCTATTGCCGTGCTGGGCTGGCCTATTGATAAGCTGGCGCCCGAGGTGGCCCGCCGCGTCATTGAAGGCAGCCGCAGCATCTGCGCCGAGGCCGGTATCCCGCTGGCCGGCGGCCACAGCATCGACTCACCCGAGCCGATTTTCGGGCTGGCCGTGACAGGGTTGCTCGACATCAGTAACCTCAAGCGCAACGACACGGCCACGGCCGGCTGCGAGCTATACCTCACCAAGCCGCTGGGCGTGGGCATGCTCACCACGGCGCAGAAGCGCGGCCTGCTCCAGCCCGAGCACGAGCAGATTGCCCCGCGCAGTATGATGCACCTCAACAAGATTGGCACCGACCTGGGCCCGCTGCCCGCCGTGCGCGCCATGACGGACGTAACCGGCTTTGGGCTGCTGGGGCACTTGTCGGAAGTGTGCGAGGGCAGCCACCTCACCGCCGAAGTTGACTTCAGCAAAGTGCCGCTCCTGCCCGAAGCGGAAGTGTACCGGCAGCAGCAAGCCATTCCGGGTGGCACCGTGCGTAACTGGGACTCCTACGGCCACAAAATCGGGGAGTTGACGGATGAGCAGCGCCACTGGCTCTGCGACCCGCAGACGTCCGGTGGCCTGCTGGTGTGCGTGGAACCAGCCGGCCGCGAAGCCGTGCAGGCCGTGTTTGCGCAGTACGGGCTAACGCTGGAAAGCTTCGGAAGGCTACGGGCACACCAGCCCGGGGAGCCGTGGATTCTGGTGCGCTAG
- a CDS encoding ATP-binding protein, which yields MIFSFSAFIVLFSASGYSRRPVSLLRNVGWVLAFFVLQANAGYAQPTEAARLEARLLRPLTPSSRLQVLDSLCAAWEPYDINRAIHYGQRGLRLARQLAQPAAEVRALNRLGRCYVAVADYLTARQLYDQALYLAREAKNPDGIASTYSHLGALHYYRNDTISAWRNFRRALQLLPEPGVQPRTRVQVLSNSSDLLFETHQPDRARQLGEQAVQLAKPLHDMEPAIKYHLNLGLLAVEQQQPGTALQELSASIALAHQYQRPGHEAAGLLELSSLHFQQSSLRQALTEAQRALRLAQSRHDRERVLSAYDLLAEIYAAQGQYATAYQWRMLYQDLNDSLNERRQLTTLAAWESRYTLRDNEQQIQQLTQHTRHQTTRNQLLLLFLGVLTLALLGAGLLYWQLRRSRQALVRNHLALREANLQVARLAAAKDRLYTIVAHDLRGPVTAFAGVAELIEFYHRENNQEGLRSLPALVRQSAGGLNHLLDNLLHWAVMQSGELQPQLEPLEAGELLQECAAIYATLAHARHLTLTVEPLPAHLYTHADRNMLRTILRNLTGNALKFTPAGGSVTLSARPEADRVIFQVHDTGTGMTATQVEQILTPSSLPQPPAADRTGTGLGLALCRAFITRLRGTLRLVSVPGTGTTVQVRLPAA from the coding sequence TTGATTTTCTCTTTTTCGGCCTTTATCGTGCTTTTCTCAGCTTCTGGATATTCGCGGCGGCCGGTTTCACTTCTGCGGAATGTCGGCTGGGTGCTGGCTTTCTTCGTGCTGCAAGCCAATGCGGGCTACGCGCAGCCTACGGAAGCGGCGCGGCTGGAAGCCCGGCTGCTCCGGCCTCTCACCCCCAGCAGCCGGCTGCAGGTGCTGGACTCCCTGTGCGCAGCTTGGGAGCCGTATGATATCAACCGGGCTATTCACTACGGGCAGCGGGGTCTGCGGCTGGCCCGGCAGCTGGCGCAGCCTGCCGCTGAGGTGCGGGCACTGAACCGGCTGGGGCGCTGCTACGTGGCGGTGGCCGATTACCTTACCGCCCGTCAGCTGTACGACCAGGCCCTCTACCTGGCGCGCGAAGCCAAAAACCCCGATGGCATAGCCTCCACCTACAGCCACCTGGGCGCCCTGCACTACTACCGCAACGACACGATAAGTGCGTGGCGCAACTTTCGGCGGGCCCTGCAGCTGCTGCCTGAGCCCGGCGTGCAGCCCAGAACCAGGGTGCAAGTGCTCAGTAATTCCAGCGACCTGCTATTTGAAACCCACCAGCCCGACCGCGCCCGGCAGTTGGGAGAGCAAGCCGTGCAGCTGGCCAAACCGCTGCACGATATGGAACCCGCCATCAAGTACCACCTGAACCTGGGGCTGCTGGCCGTGGAGCAGCAGCAGCCTGGCACGGCGTTGCAGGAGTTGTCGGCTTCCATTGCGTTGGCGCACCAATATCAGCGCCCTGGCCACGAGGCGGCGGGGTTGTTGGAACTTTCCAGCCTGCACTTTCAGCAGAGCAGCCTCCGGCAGGCGCTTACTGAAGCCCAACGGGCCCTGCGGCTGGCTCAGAGCCGGCACGACCGGGAACGGGTACTCAGCGCCTATGATTTACTGGCTGAAATCTACGCCGCCCAGGGTCAGTACGCTACCGCCTATCAGTGGAGGATGCTTTACCAGGATTTGAATGACAGCCTCAATGAGCGCCGCCAGCTGACTACCCTGGCCGCTTGGGAAAGCCGCTACACCCTGCGCGACAACGAGCAGCAGATCCAGCAGCTAACCCAGCACACCCGGCATCAAACTACCCGCAACCAACTGCTGCTACTGTTTCTGGGGGTGTTGACGCTGGCGCTGCTGGGGGCGGGCCTGCTGTACTGGCAGCTGCGCCGCAGCCGTCAGGCCCTGGTGCGCAACCACCTGGCTCTACGTGAGGCCAACCTGCAGGTGGCCCGGCTGGCCGCCGCCAAAGACCGCCTCTATACCATCGTGGCCCACGACCTGCGCGGCCCTGTTACGGCCTTTGCGGGAGTGGCCGAGCTGATTGAGTTTTATCACCGCGAAAACAACCAGGAGGGTCTGCGCAGCCTGCCCGCGCTGGTGCGCCAGTCGGCCGGCGGCCTCAATCATTTGCTGGACAACCTGCTGCACTGGGCCGTGATGCAGAGTGGGGAGTTGCAGCCCCAGCTGGAACCGTTGGAAGCTGGGGAGCTGCTGCAGGAGTGTGCGGCTATTTATGCCACCCTGGCCCACGCCCGCCACCTCACGCTGACTGTGGAGCCCCTGCCGGCCCACCTTTACACGCATGCCGACCGCAACATGCTGCGCACCATACTACGCAACCTCACGGGCAACGCGCTGAAGTTTACCCCGGCCGGAGGAAGCGTCACGCTCAGCGCCCGGCCCGAAGCCGACCGGGTAATATTTCAGGTGCACGACACCGGCACGGGCATGACGGCCACGCAGGTAGAGCAGATTCTGACGCCTTCGAGCCTGCCGCAGCCCCCGGCCGCCGACCGCACCGGCACGGGCCTGGGCCTTGCGTTGTGCCGGGCATTTATCACCCGCCTGCGGGGCACGCTGCGCTTGGTGAGCGTGCCCGGTACGGGCACTACGGTGCAGGTGCGGCTGCCGGCGGCGTAA
- a CDS encoding alpha/beta fold hydrolase, translated as MILPLHYRELGAGRPLVILHGLFGTLDNWQTLARRWAEQFRVIVVDLRNHGRSPHAPEHSYSLMSQDVLALFDQLSLPADTTLMGHSMGGKVAMRFALDYPERLGRLIVVDIAPRLSDMRHQDDILAGLNAVDLSAIQSRQQADDALALHIPQPGVRQFLLKNLYRREDNSFAWRQNLQALTAQMAAIGEEITDPDPFLKPALFIRGGKSDYISTEDKLYAIPALFPNSQVETVVDAGHWVHAEKPEEVFALVQAFAAQ; from the coding sequence ATGATCTTGCCCCTCCACTACCGCGAACTGGGCGCCGGGCGCCCCCTGGTGATTCTGCACGGCCTGTTTGGCACCCTCGACAACTGGCAAACGCTGGCCCGCCGCTGGGCCGAGCAGTTTCGCGTCATCGTGGTGGATTTGCGCAACCACGGCCGCTCCCCGCACGCGCCCGAGCACTCTTACTCGCTCATGAGCCAGGATGTGCTGGCCTTGTTCGACCAACTAAGCCTGCCGGCCGATACCACTCTGATGGGCCACAGCATGGGCGGCAAGGTAGCTATGCGCTTTGCCCTGGATTACCCCGAGCGACTGGGCCGGCTGATTGTGGTGGACATTGCCCCGCGCCTTTCCGATATGCGCCACCAGGATGATATTCTGGCCGGCCTGAATGCCGTTGACCTGTCTGCCATCCAGAGCCGTCAGCAGGCCGACGATGCCCTGGCCCTCCACATTCCGCAGCCGGGGGTGCGGCAGTTTCTGCTCAAAAACCTCTACCGCCGCGAAGACAACTCCTTTGCCTGGCGTCAGAACCTACAGGCCCTCACCGCCCAAATGGCGGCCATCGGCGAAGAAATAACTGACCCCGACCCTTTCCTGAAACCCGCCCTTTTCATCCGCGGGGGTAAGTCGGACTACATTTCCACCGAGGACAAGCTCTACGCTATTCCGGCCCTGTTTCCCAACTCGCAGGTGGAAACGGTGGTGGATGCCGGCCACTGGGTGCACGCCGAAAAGCCCGAGGAGGTCTTTGCCCTGGTGCAGGCCTTTGCTGCGCAGTAA
- a CDS encoding SAM-dependent methyltransferase has protein sequence MPAGTLYLIPTTLADDTMGQVLPAQVPAQLAQLRYFLVENARTARRFIKQAAPEQVIEELRITVIDKDSPPSQIQASLKLVLAGQDAGVISEAGCPGIADPGAELAKAAHQLGIRVVPLVGPSSLLLALMASGMNGQSFTFHGYLPIERGRRGAAIKQLEKTAQAQHQTQLFIETPYRNMQLLEDLLSLLHGSTRLCVAANLTAPNEYIRTDTVTNWKKAGPPDLHKQPAVFLVGI, from the coding sequence ATGCCCGCCGGAACGCTCTACCTCATTCCCACCACCCTGGCCGACGATACGATGGGGCAGGTACTGCCCGCCCAGGTGCCGGCCCAGCTGGCGCAGCTGCGGTATTTTCTGGTGGAAAATGCCCGCACGGCCCGGCGCTTTATCAAGCAGGCGGCCCCCGAGCAGGTGATTGAGGAGTTGCGCATCACCGTCATCGACAAAGACAGCCCGCCCAGCCAGATCCAGGCGAGCCTGAAGCTGGTACTGGCCGGCCAGGACGCGGGCGTGATTTCGGAAGCGGGCTGCCCCGGCATTGCCGACCCCGGCGCGGAGCTGGCCAAAGCCGCACACCAGCTGGGCATTCGGGTGGTGCCGCTGGTGGGGCCGTCGTCGCTGCTACTGGCGCTGATGGCCTCGGGCATGAACGGACAGAGCTTTACTTTCCACGGCTACCTGCCCATTGAGCGGGGCCGGCGCGGCGCGGCCATCAAGCAGCTGGAAAAAACGGCACAGGCTCAGCACCAGACGCAGCTGTTCATTGAAACCCCCTACCGCAACATGCAGCTGCTGGAGGATCTGCTCAGCCTGCTCCACGGCAGCACCCGCCTGTGTGTAGCCGCCAACCTTACCGCACCCAACGAGTACATCCGCACAGATACGGTCACCAATTGGAAAAAAGCCGGCCCGCCCGATCTGCACAAGCAGCCGGCAGTGTTTCTGGTGGGGATTTGA
- the feoB gene encoding ferrous iron transport protein B gives MASADTITGRAGAATSAARLEAVADRQPGALTRIALIGNPNSGKSSLFNQLTGLNQKVGNFPGVTVDRKTGIAQLTPGLRAEIIDLPGTYSLYPKSLDEKVITDLLYDKTSQQYPDFVIITADASNLRRNLLLFTQLADLGLPAVLALNMMDVAEQHGVKIDIQALQQELGVPVIPMNARKGIGIAALKIVMAQQLDAPAVWFYEPDEALLPMIRQIRYYFNLHNDYLALHYAHQYRQISFLSADDKAYIGELVQQYGFEATPRQAQETIDRYARINDILLDTVSVTRTERKEPYSNRLDRVLTHRVWGYLIFFGVLFLMFQAVFAWASYPMDLIDRGIAFINSLIQTNFDGPLINLLTEGVLAGLGGVLMFVPQIALLFAFIAVLEETGYMARVTFMMDKIMRKFGLNGKSVVPLISGVACAVPAIMSARTIENWKDRIITIFVTPLMSCSARIPIYTVLIGLVVPDEPVLGIFNLRGIALMGLYLLGFFAAIFSALAMKLLLKTKERSYFIMEFPVYRWPRWKNVGITIVEKVKTFMFQAGKVIVAISVMLWVLASFGPGQTLEKAEAQVRQQAAAQGRPAAETDMQVAAIRLENSYAGVFGRALEPAIRPLGFDWKIGIALLTSFAAREVFVGTISTIYSVGQDADMRTVQQKLALAKDVDGQPFFTTARSASLLVFYVFAMQCMSTLATTYRETKGWKWPMLQMVYMTGLAYFSALLVYQLLK, from the coding sequence ATGGCCAGTGCAGATACGATTACCGGCCGGGCCGGAGCCGCCACTTCGGCCGCCAGGCTGGAGGCCGTGGCGGATCGGCAGCCGGGTGCCCTCACGCGCATTGCGCTGATCGGCAACCCCAACTCCGGCAAATCGTCGTTGTTCAACCAGCTGACGGGGCTAAACCAGAAGGTAGGCAACTTTCCCGGCGTGACGGTGGACCGCAAAACCGGCATAGCCCAGCTTACGCCCGGCTTGCGCGCCGAAATCATCGACCTGCCCGGCACCTATTCGCTCTATCCCAAGAGCTTGGACGAGAAGGTAATAACCGACCTGCTCTACGACAAAACCTCCCAGCAGTACCCCGACTTCGTCATCATCACGGCCGACGCCAGCAACCTGCGGCGCAACCTGCTGCTGTTCACGCAGCTGGCCGACCTGGGCCTGCCCGCCGTGCTGGCTTTGAACATGATGGACGTAGCCGAGCAGCACGGGGTAAAGATTGACATTCAGGCCCTTCAGCAGGAGCTGGGCGTGCCCGTGATACCCATGAATGCCCGCAAAGGCATTGGCATTGCGGCCCTCAAGATTGTGATGGCGCAGCAGCTAGATGCGCCCGCCGTGTGGTTCTATGAGCCCGACGAAGCCCTGTTGCCCATGATCCGGCAGATCCGCTACTACTTCAACCTGCACAACGACTACCTGGCCCTGCACTACGCGCACCAGTACCGGCAAATCAGCTTTTTGTCGGCCGATGATAAAGCGTACATCGGGGAGCTGGTGCAGCAGTACGGGTTTGAGGCCACGCCGCGGCAGGCCCAGGAAACTATCGACCGGTACGCCCGCATCAACGACATCCTGCTCGATACCGTGTCGGTGACGCGCACGGAGCGCAAGGAGCCCTACAGCAACCGCCTCGACCGGGTACTCACGCACCGGGTGTGGGGCTACCTTATTTTCTTTGGGGTGCTGTTTCTCATGTTTCAGGCCGTGTTTGCCTGGGCCAGCTACCCTATGGATCTGATTGACCGGGGCATTGCCTTCATCAACAGCCTCATTCAAACCAACTTCGACGGCCCGCTCATCAACCTGCTCACGGAGGGCGTGCTGGCCGGGCTGGGCGGGGTACTCATGTTTGTGCCCCAGATTGCCCTGCTGTTTGCCTTTATTGCCGTGCTCGAGGAAACGGGCTACATGGCCCGCGTCACGTTCATGATGGACAAGATCATGCGCAAGTTCGGGCTGAACGGCAAGAGCGTGGTGCCGCTGATTTCGGGGGTGGCCTGCGCCGTGCCGGCCATCATGAGTGCCCGCACCATCGAAAACTGGAAGGACCGAATCATCACCATCTTCGTCACGCCGCTCATGTCGTGCTCGGCGCGCATCCCCATCTACACCGTGCTGATTGGCCTGGTGGTGCCCGATGAGCCGGTGCTGGGTATCTTCAACCTGCGCGGCATTGCCTTGATGGGGCTGTACCTGCTGGGCTTCTTCGCGGCTATTTTCTCGGCACTGGCCATGAAGCTGCTGCTTAAAACCAAGGAGCGGAGCTACTTCATCATGGAGTTTCCGGTGTACCGGTGGCCGCGCTGGAAAAACGTGGGTATCACCATCGTAGAGAAAGTCAAAACCTTCATGTTTCAGGCCGGGAAGGTGATTGTGGCCATTTCGGTGATGCTGTGGGTGCTGGCTTCCTTCGGGCCGGGCCAAACCCTGGAAAAGGCCGAAGCGCAGGTGCGGCAGCAGGCCGCCGCCCAGGGCCGCCCCGCCGCCGAAACCGACATGCAGGTGGCCGCCATCCGCCTCGAAAACTCCTACGCCGGCGTGTTCGGCCGGGCGCTGGAGCCCGCCATCCGGCCCCTGGGCTTCGACTGGAAAATCGGTATTGCGCTGCTGACTTCGTTTGCGGCCCGGGAGGTCTTTGTGGGCACCATTTCCACCATCTACAGCGTGGGCCAGGACGCCGACATGCGTACTGTGCAGCAGAAGCTGGCTTTGGCCAAGGACGTAGACGGTCAGCCATTTTTCACCACGGCCCGCTCGGCTTCCCTGCTGGTATTCTACGTGTTTGCCATGCAGTGCATGAGCACCCTGGCCACCACCTACCGCGAAACTAAAGGCTGGAAATGGCCCATGCTCCAGATGGTGTACATGACCGGGCTGGCCTATTTTTCAGCCCTGCTGGTGTACCAGTTGCTGAAGTAG